In Candidatus Krumholzibacteriia bacterium, the sequence GTGGGCGGCGCGGTGCCCGGGGCGCCCAACGCCGTCGTCCTGGTGCGCGTCACCGAGGCCGCCAGTGCAGGAGGGGCCCCATGACCACGGCACAAGGGTATTCCGCTGCCGGGGAGGAAACGGAAAAGGTGCCCTTGCCGGAGGCGCTCTTCGCCGCCGAAGTGCACACCCACGTCCTCTACGAAGCGGTGAAGTCCTACCTGGGCAACCAGAGGCAAGGGACGCACAAGACCAAGAACCGCCACGAGGTCTCGGGGCAGAAGTCGAAGCTCTACCGCCAGAAGGGCACCGGCCGGGCCCGCGCCGGCTCGGCCACCTCGGGGACCCGCGTGGGCGGCGGCCGCATCTTCGGCCCGCGCCCGCGGGACTACCGCACGCAACCGCCGGCCAGGGTGCGGCGGATGGCGTTGTGCTCGGCGCTCTCGGATCGCGCCGCCGGCGCCCAGGTGCGCGTGGTGGACGATCTCAAGCTGGAGGCGCCGAGCACGAAGAGCGTGGCCAAGCTGCTCGCCGGCATGGGCCTCGCGGCCCAGCGGGTGCTGCTGGTGAGCTCCCGGGACGACAGCAACCTTTTCCTCTCCTGCCGCAACGTGCAGCGGTTGCAGCTGCAGCGGGCACAAGAGCTGAACGCCTACACGGTGCTGCGGGCCGAGACGCTGGTCATCGAGAAGTCGGCGCTGCAGACGCTGGAGGAGGTGTTCGGCCGATGAACGCCGAGCAGATCATCCTCGGTCCGGTGGTGACCGAACGCAACATGATGCTGCGAGACGAGCAGAACAAGTACGCCTTCCACGTGCACCCGCGCTCGACGAAGCCGGAGATCAAGAAAGCGGTGGAAGAGCTCTTCAACGTCAGCGTCGTCGCGGTGACCACGATGAACGGCATGGGCAAGATCAAGCGCATGGGCCGGCACGTCGGGCGGCGCTCGGCTTGGAAGAAGGCCATCGTGCGGGTGGCCCCGGGGCAGAAGATCGACATCTACGAGGCCGTGTAACGGCGGCGGCGCGGAGGAGAGCAGGATGCCACTGAAGAAGTTCAGACCGGTGACTCCGACTCTACGGTTCAAGACCGTGTCGGACTTCGCCGAGGTCACGCGCAGGGCCCCGGAGAAAACGCTCCTCGAGCCGTTGCAGAGCAGCGGTGGCCGCAACAACCTGGGACGCATCACCTCGCGGCACCGCGGCGGCGGCCACAAGCGCATGTACCGGCGGATCGACTTCAAGCGCGAGAAGGAAGGCGTCCCGGCGCGGGTGGTGTCCGTCGAGTACGACCCGAACCGCAGCGCCCGCATCGCCCTGCTGCACTACGCCGACGGCGAGAAGCGCTACATCATCGCCCCCGTCGGTCTCGAGGTGGGGCGCACGGTGATGAGCGGCACGGCGGCGGAGTTCGAGCCGGGGAACAGCATGCCCCTCGCCAAGATCCCGGTCGGCACCGTGGTGCACGCGGTGGAGCTGGTGGCCGGTAAGGGCGCCCAGCTGGCGCGCAGCGCCGGCACTTCGGCGCAGCTCATGGCCAAGGAAGGCGACTACGCCCAGCTGCGCCTGCCGAGCGGCGAGATGCGCAAGGTGCGCATCGAGTGCCGCGCCACCATCGGCCAGGTGGGCAACCTGGAGCACGAGAACATCTCCATCGGCAAGGCCGGGCGCTCGCGCTGGCTGGGCCGGCGGCCGCAGTCCCGCGGTGTGGCCATGAACCCCATCGATCACCCCATGGGAGGCGGCGAGGGCAAGACCTCCGGCGGCCGCCATCCGTGCAGCCCGTGGGGCTGGAAGACCAAGGGGTGGCGGACGCGGAAGAAGAAGACCTCGGACCGGTTGATCATCCGGCGGCGCTACCAGAAGTAGGAGCGAGGAACATGGCACGTTCGCTGAAGAAAGGGCCCTTCGCCGACGAGCATCTCGTGCGGCGGATCCAGCTGTTGAACGAGAGCAGCGAGAAGCGCGTGCTCAAGACCTGGTCGCGCCGCTCCACGATCCTTCCCGAGTTCGTGGGTCATACGCTGGCGGTGCACACGGGCAACCGTTTCATCCCGGTGTACATCACCGAGAACATGGTGGGGCACAAAGTCGGCGAGTTCGCGCCGACCCGCACCTTCCGGGCGCACACGAGCAAGACGCGGGCCCAGATGGCCGGCGGCAAGAAGTAACGGAGAAGGCGATGGAGGCGAGAGCCAGTCTGCGCTACTCGGGGATCCCGGCCAACAAGATGCGGGCGGTCGCCGATCTGGTGCGCGGCAAGGATGTGGACGTGGCGCTGCACACCCTGCAGTTCGTCACCCGGGCGGCGGCGCTGCCCATGCGCAAGCTCATCGAGTCGGCGGCGGCCAATGCCAAGGAGAAGGCCGCGGCGGTGGACCGCCGCTTCGAAGCGGACCGACTGTTCGTAAAGAGCGTCATCGTGGACGAGGGCCCGACGATGAAGCGCTTCCGGCCCCGCGCCCAGGGACGGGCCTACCGCATCCGCAAGCGTTCGTGCCATGTGCTCCTGGTCCTGGAGGAGCACGAGGGGAAGGTGGCGGCCAAGCCGCCGGTGGGGAAGACGAAGGCCGCAGCAGCGGCCCCGGTGCCGGAAGAAAAAGACAAGAAGAAGAAGACGAGCCGCGCTCCGCTCCTGCGGCGCGGGCGAGCCAAGAGCGCCGCGGCGGCGAAGTAAGGAGGTCCCCGTTGGGGCAGAAGACTCATCCAGTCGGTTTTCGGCTCGGCGTGATCCGCACCTGGGGGTCCCGGTGGTTCGCCCGCAAGGAATACGCCGACTGGCTCCTGGAGGACCAGAAGACGCGCCGTTACATCCGCACCCGCTTGCGCAAGGCCGGCATCGCCGCCATAGAGATCGAGCGCGCCCCGAAGAAGGTGTCGATCAACATCCATGCGGCGCGCCCGGGCATGGTCATCGGCCGCAAGGGCAGCGAGGTGGACAAGCTGCGCGACGAGTTGCGCAAGCTGACGGGCAAGGACATCTATCTCAACATCATCGAGGTGAAGAAGCCGGAGAAGAACGCGCAGCTGGTGGCGGAGCACATCGCCCTGCAGCTGGAGCAACGCGTCTCCTTCCGCCGGGCGATGAAGAAGACCATCTCGTCGGCGATGCGCATGGGCGTGCTGGGCATCAAGGTGGTGTGCTCGGGCCGCCTGGGTGGCGCCGAGATGTCCCGGGTGGAGAAGTACCACGAGGGCCGGGTGCCGCTGCACACCCTGCGTGCGGACATCGACTACGCCACCGCCACGGCGCGCACCACCTTCGGCGCGATCGGCGTCAAGGTCTGGGTCTACAACGGCGAAGTCTTCCCGCGGGACTTCAAGCGCCAGCTGGCCGGAGACCGAGGAGACGAGGTGACGGCCGATGCTGGCGCCTAAGCGCACCAAGCACCGCAAGATGATGAAGGGCCGGCGGCACGGCCTGGCGTACCGCGGCTCCAGCCTCGCCTTCGGCGAGTTCGGCTTGCAGACCCTCGACCCCGCCTGGATCGACACCCGGCAGATCGAGGCCGCCCGCATCGCCATCACCCGGCACATCAAGCGCGGCGGCAAGCTGTGGATCCGCATCTTCCCGGACAAGCCGCTGTCGAAGAAGCCCGCCGAGACCCGCATGGGCAAGGGCAAGGGCAACCCGGAGTTCTGGGTCGCGGTGGTGAAGCCCGGGCGCATCCTCTTCGAGCTCGAAGGGGTGACGCCGGAGATCGCCCGCCAGGCCTTCCGCCTGGCCGGGAGCAAGCTGCCGGTGCGCACCAAGTTCCTCCAGGCCGAGGGGAGGCACGCGGCGTGAAGACCAAGGAAGTGCAGGAGCTGCGCGACATCCCGGCGGCGGACCTGCAGCTCAAGCACGAGGAGCTGGTGACGCAGTACTTCCGGCTGCGCATCAAGCACAGCCTGGGGCAGCTCGAGGATCCCATGGTTCTCCGCCGCACCCGGCGGGACGTCGCCCGTGCCAAGACGCTGCTCGCCGAGCGCGGCATCGCCGCCACGATCCGGCGCCGGCATCGCACCGCCGCCAAGGCGGCGAAGGGATCGAAGGACAAGAAGGACGAGGGATAGCGCATGAACACACGGGGCCGCTTGCGCACTCGCGTCGGCGAGGTCGTGAGCAACAAGGCGCAGAAGACCGCCACGGTGCGGGTGGAACGCATGGTGAAGCATGCCACCTACGGGCGCACCGTACGCCGGAGCATCACGCTGCACGTACACGATCCGGAGAACCAGTGCCAGATGGGGGATCTGGTGCGGGTCGCCGAGACGCGGCCCTTGTCCAAGACCAAGCGCTGGCGCCTGATGGAGATCCTGCGCCGCGGTGGCGAGAAGCATGCCCTGCCCGCGCTGGAGGAAGGGGCATGATCCAGCAGGAGACGATGGTGATCGTCGCCGACAACTCGGGGGCGAAAAAGGCGCAATGCTTTCGGGTCCTCGGGGGCACGAAGCGCCGCTACGCCTACCTGGGCGACGTCGTCGTCTGCGCGGTGAAGCAAGCCATCCCGGGGGGCGCGGTCAAGAAGGGGCAAGTGGTCAAGGCGGTGGTGGTGCGTACGACGAAGGAGCAACGGCGCAAGGACGGCACCTACGTGCGCTTCGACGAGAACGCCGTCGTCCTCATCAACGACAAGCTGGAGCCGATCGGGACCCGCATCTTCGGGCCCGTGGCCCGCGAGCTGCGCGAGAAGCGCTTCATGAAGATCGTCTCCCTCGCGCCCGAGGTGGTGTGACATGCACGTGGCGAAGGACGACACGGTCGTCGTGCTCTCCGGCAAGTATCGCGGCAAGATGGGACGGGTGCTGCGGGTGCTGCCGGACAAGCTCAAGGTGATCGTGGAGCACGTCAACATGGTGAAGCGGCACACGAAGGCTGTCCCGGCCAAGGGCGTGAAGGGCGGCATCGTGGAGAAGGAGGGTCCCATCCACGCCAGCAACGTGATGGTGGTGGACCCAACCACGGGCAAGCCGACGCGGGTGGGACACAAAATCCTGGCCGACGGCAAGAAGGTGCGCATCTCCCGCCGCAGCGGCGAGATGATCGGCAAGGAGAGGTAGGTCATGGCGAAGGACCCGGCCGCCAAGGGCGAGAAGAAGAGCGGCAAGAGCGACGCGCCGCGGGGCGAGGGCAAGGGTAAGGGCGAGGGCAAAGGCGAGGGCAAGGGCAAGGCCAAGGGCGACAAGGGTGCCAGGCCCAAGAAGGCCGAGGGCGCCAAAGCCGCGGTCCAGGTCGGGCCGCCGACGCCGCCGCGGCTGCGCCAGTTCTACAAGGACAGCGTGGTGCCGGCGATGATGCAGCGCTTCAGCTACGGCAACCGCATGCAGGTGCCGCGGCTGGAGAAGATCGTGGTGAACATGGGCGTCGGCGAGGCGCTGAGCAACTCCAAGGTGCTCGACGCCGCGGTGGAGGACATGCGCAAGATCACCGGCCAGCAGCCACAAGTGACCCGGGCGCGGAAGTCGATTTCGAACTTCAAGCTCCGCGAGGGCGTGCCCATCGGTTGCCGGGTCACCTTGCGGGGGGCGCGCATGTACGAGTTCTTCGACCGCTTCGTCAACGTGGCGCTGCCGCGTATCCGCGACTTCCGCGGCGTGGCCAGCAAGAGCTTCGACGGGCGGGGCAACTACACCCTCGGGTTGAAGGAGCAGATCAACTTCCCCGAGATCGATTACGACAAGATCATGCAGCTCCAGGGGATGGACATCACCTTCGTCACCAACGCCCGGAGCGACGAGGAGTCGAAGGAGCTGCTCAGCCTGATGAACATGCCGTTCCGCAAGTAGGAACGGTCCGAGAGGAGTACGCGTGGCGAAGAAAGCACTGATCGCCAAGTCTCAGAGGAAGCCGCGGTTCAAGGTGCGGGGGTACAACCGCTGCCGGCGCTGCGGTCGCCCGCGCGGGTACCTCCGGGACTTCGGGATGTGCCGCATCTGTTTCCGGGAGCTCGCCTTGCGCGGCGAGATTCCCGGCGTGATCAAGGCGAGCTGGTAGCCGCCAGCGCCGGCGGCCGTTTGGCCCTGCGCGCCGTGACTTGAAGGAGATCACTGCCATGTCCATGACCGATCCGATCGCCGACATGCTGACGCGTATCCGCAACGCTGGGCGCGCCAAACACCGGCGAGTGGATGTGCCGGCATCGAAGATGAAGGCCTCGATCGCCAAGATCCTGGAGGAAGAGGGCTACATCCAGGGCACCCGCCTGCTCAAGGACGGGCCCCAGGGGACGCTCCGCATCTTCCTCAAGTACAACGACATGCGGGGTGAGAGCGCGATCCACGGCCTGCAGCGGTTGAGCATGCCGGGGCGGCGGGTGTACGTCTCGCGCGAGACCATGCCCCGCGTCCTCGGCGGCTACGGTGTTTGCATCGTCAGCACCTCGCAGGGCCTGATGACCGGGATCACGGCGCGCCAAAAGGGCATCGGCGGCGAGCTCGTGTGCCAGGTCTGGTAGGAGGAGAGCCATGTCGAGGATCGGACGCATGGTGATTGCGGTGCCCCAGGGCGTGCAGGTGGCGATGGAAGGCACCACTTTCGTCTCCAAGGGACCGAAGGGGCAGCATCGCCAGCCGGTGCATCCGGAGATGGCGGTGGAGATCGCCGGCAGCGAGGTCCGGGTGACGCGGCCCACCGAGCAGACGCGGCACCGGGCCCTGCACGGCCTGACCCGGACGCTCGTCGCCAACAGCGTGCGCGGCGTCTCCACCGGCTTCATCAAGAAGCTGGAGATCCGCGGCGTCGGCTACAAGGCCGAGGTGCAGGGGCGCAAGTTGATGCTGTCGGTGGGCTACTCGAACCCGGTGGAGTTCCCGCTCCCCGAGGGCATCGACGTCAAGGCGGAGGCGCCGACGCTGCTCGCGGTGAGCGGCGTGGACAAGCAGCAGGTGGGCCAGGTGGCGGCGGAGATCCGCGGCATCCGGCCTCCCGAGCCTTACAAGGGCAAGGGGATCCGGTACGAAGGCGAGCACGTGCGGCAGAAGGCCGGCAAGACGGCCGGAAAGTAGCGAGGAACGGACAATGAGCCAGCCCAAAGTGGAAGGACGGAAGCGGCGGCACGAACGGGTGCGCCGCCGCGTGCGTGGCACGGCAGCCCGCGCCCGTCTCGTGGTCTTCCGCAGCGAGCTCCACATCTACGCCCAGATCGTGGACGACGCGCAGGGGCGCACGGTGGCGTCGGCGTCGAGCCTGAAGCTCGGCGAGGTCGCCCGCGCCGAGGGCGAGAGCAAGAGCCTGGCGCAGGCGCGCGCCGTGGGCCAGCTGCTGGCGCAGCGCGCCAAGGAAAAGGGTGTCCAGGCGGTCATCTTCGACCGCGCCGGTTACCGCTATCACGGCCGCGTCGCGGCCCTGGCCGAGGGCGCCCGCAAGGGCGGCCTGCAGTTCTAGGGGGAACGCTTTGGCAAGACACGAACGGGAGCGCGAGAAGCGCGAGAAAGGCGACATCGTCGAGAAGGTGATCGCCATCCGCCGGGTCGCCAAGGTGGTCAAGGGCGGGCGGCGTTTCAGCTTCAACGCCCTGGTCGCGGTGGGCAACGGTTCGGGCCGGGTCGGCGTCGGCCTGGGCAAGGCCAACGAGATCGCCGATGCCATCCGCAAGGCGAGCGAGGCGGCGAAGCGCAGCCAGGTGGACATCCCCATGGTGGGCTCGACGATTCCCTATAAGATCCTCGGGCGCTACGGCGCCGGCCGGGTGCTGCTCAAGCCCAGCGCTCCCGGCACCGGCGTGATCGCCGGCGGTCCGGTGCGCGCCATTCTCGAAGCCGGCGGGGTACACGACATCCTCACCAAGGCGCTGGGGACGAGCAACCCGCACAACGTCACCAAGGCGACGATGAACGCACTCGGGCGGCTGGAGAGCGCCACCGACGTGGCGCGGCGCCGGGGCATCAGCGTGCAGCGCATGTTCGGCTTGCCGGAGCGCCCGGCGCGCCGGCCGAAGGGCGAAGGCGCGACCAAGGTCGAAGCCGGTGCCGCCGAGGTGAGTGGAGGCGAACCGGCATGAAGGTGCGCGTGACCCAGGTGCGCAGCCGCATCGGCACCAAGCCGGCGGCGAAGCGCACCCTCGATGCCCTCGGCTTGCGGCGCAACTACAGAAGCGTCGTGCTCGAGGACACTCCGCAGCTGCGCGGCATGGTGCGCCAGGTGGCGCATCTCGTGCGCGTCGAACCGGCGAAGGACAAGCCATGAAGCTGAACGAGATTCGTCCGAACCGCGGCGCCGTCCGCGACCGCAAGCGCGTCGGCCGGGGCACCGGCTCCGGCTGGGCCGGCACCGCCGGCAAAGGGCACAAAGGCGAGCAAGCCCGCGCCGGGCGCGCCAAGCGCAAGGCCTTCGAGGGCGGCCAGATGCCGATGGTGCGGCGGTTGCCCAAGTTCGGGTTCAAGAATCCCTTCCGGGTGGAGTACCAGGTGGTCAACGTGCGACTCCTGGAGCAGCGCTTCCAGGACGGCGACACGGTGGATGCGCCGACGCTGCTGGCCCACGGGCTCATGCAGAAGCCGCACCGGCCCATCAAGGTGCTCGGTGCCGGAGATCTGAGCAAGAAACTGGCAGTGCGCGTGGACGCCGTCAGCGCCAGCGCGCGGCAGAAGATCGAAGCCGCCGGCGGCAGCGTCGAGACGGTGACCGCACAGTAAAGGGAACCGGTCATGCTCCGGAAATTTGGCGACATGTTCGAGATCGCGGAGCTGCGGCAGCGGATCATCTTCACGGTCCTGCTGCTCATCGTCTACCGCATCGGGAGCCACATCACCACTCCCGGCGTGGACATCACCGTGCTCAAGGACTTCTTCGCCCGGGGCGGCGGTGGTGTCCTCGGTCTCTACGACTACTTCGTCGGCGGCAACCTGAGCAACGCCACCATCTTCGCCCTCGGCATCATGCCGAATATCAGTGCCTCGATCATCCTGCAGTTACTGCAGCCGGTGATCCCCTACCTGGAGCGGCTGTCCAAGGAGGGCGAGGAGGGCCGGCGCAAGATCAACCAGTACACTCGTTACCTGACCGTCGGGTTGGCGCTGTTCCAGGCCGTGGGCATCGGCCTCTTCCTGGAGCAGCTCGGCGTGGTGGCGCACCCGGGCTTCGGCTTCCGGCTGTTGACCATGATCACCATGACCGCGGGCACGATCTTCGTCATGTGGCTGGGGGAGCAGATCACCGAGCGGGGGATCGGCAACGGCATCTCGCTCATCATCTTCATCGGCATCATCGCGCGCTTCCCCGCCGAGATCATCAACACCGTGCGCTCGGTGTTCGTGGCCCAGACCCTCAACATCTTCGTGGGCGCCTTCCTGCTGGCGATGATGGTGGCGGTGACCGCCCTCACCATCCTCATCACCCAGGGGCAGCGGCGCATCCCGGTGCAGTACGCCCGGCGCATCGTGGGCCGGAAGATGTTCGGCGGCCGGCAGACGCACTTGCCGCTCCGGATCAACACCGCCGGCGTCATCCCCATCGTCTTCGCCCAGTCGATCATCGTGCTCCCTGGTTCGATGGCGGAGTTCATGCGCAACAACCAGTTCGCCCAGGATCTGGCCTTCGTCCTGCGCCCGGGGCACTGGGTGTACCTCACCCTGTACGTGGTGACGATCCTGTTTTTCACCTACTTCTATACCGCCATCGTCTTCAACCCGATGGACATCGCCGAGAACATGCGCAAGAACGGCGGCTTCATCCCGGGGATCCGGGCGGGTAAGTCCACCGCCGAGTTCATCGACCGGGTGCTGAGCCGGATCACCTTGCCCGGCGCCGTCTTCCTGGCCTTCATTGCGGTGCTGCCGGACATGCTGATCCGTCGCGCCGGCGTGCCGTTCTATTTCGGCGGTACGGGCCTCCTGATCGTGGTGGGCGTGGCGTTGGACACGCTGCAGCAGATCGAGTCGCATCTGCTGATGCGGCATTACGACGGCTTCCTGAAGAAGGGGCGGCTGCGCGGCCGCAGCGGCTTCTAGGGCAGGTGAGCCGTGCGCATCGTGCTCCTCGGAGCACCAGGTTCGGGGAAGGGCACGCAGGCGGCGTTGCTCAAGGAGATGTACGGGATCCCGCACATCTCGACGGGCGACATCCTGCGGCAGGAAGTGGCGGAGGGAACGGAGCTGGGGCGGAAGGCCGAGAGTTACATGGCGGATGGCGCGCTGGTGCCGGACGCGCTCATCCTGGAGATGATGGAAGCGCGGTTGCTCCAGCCCGACACCCGGCGCGGCTGGCTCCTGGACGGTTTCCCCCGCACGGTGGAGCAGGCGGAGGGGCTGGCGACGCTCACGGCCCGCATCGGCCAGAAGGTGGACGCCGGGGTGATCTTGCACGTGGACCCGGAGGTCGTGGTGCGGCGGCTCTCCGGGCGGCGGGTGTGCGACTCCTGCCAGGGCGTGACCAGCGTGCGCGAGGTGCAGGGAGGCGCCTGCCCGCTCTGCGGCGGCAAGCTGTCGCTGCGGCCGGACGACGAGCCCGAGGTGGTGCGCCGGCGCATCATCGTGTTCGACAAGCAGACGCGGCCGGTGTTCGAGTTCTTTCGCCGGCGCTACGACGTGATCGATGTGGACGCCTCGCGAACCATCGACGAAGTGACGGAGGCCCTGCGGCGTGCACTGGACCGATACGATCATCCTTAAGTCGCCGGCGGAGATCGAGCTGATGCGCAAGGCCGGCGCCATCGTGGCGGCGGCGCACGACCTGGCCGCACGTCTGGTGCGGAGCGGGGTGAGCACGCAGGAGCTGGACCTGGCCATCGAGGACCACATCTTGAGCCTGGGCGGGAGCCCTTCGTTCAAGGGGTACCTGGATTACCCGGCGTCGAGCTGCATCTCGGTGAACGAGGAAGTCGTGCACGGCATCCCGGGGCCGCGGCAGCTGCAGGAGGGCGACATCGTCGGCGTCGACATCGGCGCCATCTGGCAGGGCTATCATGGCGACGCGGCGCGCACCTTCGCCGTGGGCCAAGTGAGCGAGGAAGCGCGGCGCCTCATGCAAGTGACGCGGCAGGCGCTCTTGCTCGGGATCGAACAGGCGCGGGTCGGCAACCGGTTGTCCGATATCTCGCACGCCATCCAGACCCATGCCGAGACCGCGGGCTACTCGGTGGTGCGCAGTCTGGTGGGGCACGGCATCGGGCAGCAGCTGCACGAGAAGCCCCAGGTGCCGAACTACGGGCCGCCGGGACGGGGCCCTCGCCTGCGGGCGGGGATGGTGCTGGCGCTCGAGCCGATGCTGAACGTGGGGGCGCCGGAGGTCTACACCAAGACCGATCGGTGGACGATCGTGACCCTGGACGGCCAGCTGTCGGCGCACTACGAGCAGACGGTGGCGATCACCGACGACGGGCCGCTGGTGCTGACAGGCCCGCTGCACACTGGGTTGGATGGAGAGTCGTTTGCCTAAGCAAGAGGGTGTGACGGTCGAGGGTACGGTGGTGGAGGCTTTGCCGAACGCCATGTTCCGAGTGAAGCTCGATAACGAACACGTGGTCCTGGCGCACATTTCGGGGAAGATGCGCATGTACTTCATCAAGATCCTCCCTGGTGACAAGGTCACGGTCGAGCTGTCGCCCTACGACCTGAGTCGCGGTCGGATCACGTACCGCTACAAGTGAAGGCCCGCGGCAAGCCGCCGGCGGTGCCCGTGGAGGAGGAGGGTCGCCCATGAAGGTGCGAGCTTCGATCAAGAAACTGTGCGACAAGTGCAAGATCGTGCGCCGTGAGGGCGTCGTGCGCGTGATCTGCTCCAACCCGCGCCACAAGCAGCGCCAGGGCTGAGGGCGCTGCGCCCGTCCGGGCCGTGGCCCGGCGGTGTCCGAGAGGAGGACGGCTTTGCCTCGTATCGCAGGTGTGGATCTCCCGGCGGAGAAGCGCGTCATCGTGGCGCTGACCTACATCTATGGCATCGGCCGCAACACGTCGGAGCGCATCCTGAAGAAGACCGGGATCGCCGCAGACGTGCGCGCCAAGAACCTGAGCGACGCCGACACCGGCAAGCTCCGGCAAGTGATCGAGAACGAGTACAAGGTGGAGGGCGCGCTGCGCGGCGAGATCGCCATGAACACCAAGCGACTCATGGACATCGGCTGTTACCGGGGGCTGCGGCACCGGAAGGGCTTGCCCGTGCGCGGCCAGCGCACCCACACCAACGCCCGGACGCGCAAGGGGCCGAAGCGCCGGCCGGGCGCCAAGAAGAAGTGACGCGGAGGTCGCCCAGTGGCTGAAGTTACGAAGAAGAAGAGCAAACCGCGCAAGAAGGAAAAGAAGGCGCTGCCGGCACGTGGCGTGGCCCACGTGAAGTCGACCTTCAACAACACCATCGTCACCATCACGGACCCGACGGGGGCGGTGGTGGCGTGGGCGAGCTCGGGCAAGATGGGCTACAAGGGCTCGCGCAAGGGCACGCCCTTCGCGGCGCAGCTGGCCGCCGAGTCGGCGGCGCGGGAGGTCCTTGCCCAGGGCATGCGCAAGGTCGAGGTGTGGGTCAAGGGCCCCGGGTCGGGCCGCGAAGCCGCGATCCGCAGCCTGCAGGCGGCGGGGCTCGAGGTGAACGGCATCAAGGACGTCACGTTGACGCCGCACAACGGTTGCCGGCCGCCCAAGCGGCGCCGGGTGTAAGGTTGCCGGCCGCCCGCGCGGCGCCCGGTGTCATGGTTTCTCTGGAGGTTCTGTCCGCATGGCTCGGTACACGGATGCGGTCTGCAAGCTCTGTCGCAGGGAGGGCGTGAAGCTCTTCCTCAAGGGCGACCGCTGTTTCTCGGAGAAATGCGCCGTCGACCGGCGGGCGTACGCCCCGGGCGAGCACGGCGCGGAACGGCGCCGGCCGCGCAAGATGTCGGAGTACGGCACGCAGCTGCGGGAGAAGCAGAAGCTGCGCCGCGTCTACGGCGTCTTGGAACGCCAGTTCCGGCACTACTTCGACCGCGCCACGCGGATGGAGGGCGTCACCGGCGAGCGGCTGCTGCAGCTGCTCGAGCGCCGGCTGGACAACGTGGTCTACCGCATGGGGTTCGCCCCGTCGCGGCCGGCGGCGCGGCAGCTCATCCGGCACGGGCACATCCAGGTGGGGCCGCGGAAGGTCAACATCCCGAGCTTCCGGGTGCGGCCGGGCGACGTGGTCGCGGTGCGTGAGCGGAGCCGGCAGCTGAGCCTCGTGCACGAGGCGTTGAAGAGCGCCGAGATGCGGCCCAAGGTCTCGTACATCGACGTGGATCGTGGCAAGCTCACCGGCACGTTCCTGATGCTGCCGAGCCGGGCCGAGATCCCGGTGCCGGTGGAAGAACAGATGGTCGTGGAGCTCTACTCGAAGTAAGGAGAGCCCGTTCGTGCCCGCGCGGGGTGCGCGGGCGGAGTCGAGGCCCGCGGTGGGTCGGCTGCAGCGGGGATGGGCGCGGCAGCGCGGCGCCGGGGGCCGGAAACAGTGGGCCGTTGAGCCAGACGGCCGCACGTTCCCTGAGGAGTCGTCATGAAGTGGAAACCGGTTTTGATGCCCCGGAAGATCGAGCTCGAGGGTACGACGTCGAGCGCGACGCACGGCCGTTTCGTCATCGAGCCCCTGGAGCGCGGCTTCGGCACCACGCTGGGCAATGCGCTGCGGCGAACCCTGCTGTCGTTGCTGCAAGGCGCGGCGGTGACGGCGGTGAAGTTCGACGGCGTGTTGCACGAGATGAGCACGATCCCGGGCGTGGTCGAGGACGTCACCGACATCGTCCTCAACATCAAACAGCTCGTCATCCGCCACCTGGGGGACGAGCCCAAGTGGCTGCGCCTGGAGAAGGAAGGTCCCGGGGTGGTCACCGCGGCGGACATCCAGGCGGATCACGAGA encodes:
- the rplD gene encoding 50S ribosomal protein L4, yielding MTTAQGYSAAGEETEKVPLPEALFAAEVHTHVLYEAVKSYLGNQRQGTHKTKNRHEVSGQKSKLYRQKGTGRARAGSATSGTRVGGGRIFGPRPRDYRTQPPARVRRMALCSALSDRAAGAQVRVVDDLKLEAPSTKSVAKLLAGMGLAAQRVLLVSSRDDSNLFLSCRNVQRLQLQRAQELNAYTVLRAETLVIEKSALQTLEEVFGR
- a CDS encoding 50S ribosomal protein L23; translation: MNAEQIILGPVVTERNMMLRDEQNKYAFHVHPRSTKPEIKKAVEELFNVSVVAVTTMNGMGKIKRMGRHVGRRSAWKKAIVRVAPGQKIDIYEAV
- the rplB gene encoding 50S ribosomal protein L2 — protein: MPLKKFRPVTPTLRFKTVSDFAEVTRRAPEKTLLEPLQSSGGRNNLGRITSRHRGGGHKRMYRRIDFKREKEGVPARVVSVEYDPNRSARIALLHYADGEKRYIIAPVGLEVGRTVMSGTAAEFEPGNSMPLAKIPVGTVVHAVELVAGKGAQLARSAGTSAQLMAKEGDYAQLRLPSGEMRKVRIECRATIGQVGNLEHENISIGKAGRSRWLGRRPQSRGVAMNPIDHPMGGGEGKTSGGRHPCSPWGWKTKGWRTRKKKTSDRLIIRRRYQK
- the rpsS gene encoding 30S ribosomal protein S19 translates to MARSLKKGPFADEHLVRRIQLLNESSEKRVLKTWSRRSTILPEFVGHTLAVHTGNRFIPVYITENMVGHKVGEFAPTRTFRAHTSKTRAQMAGGKK
- the rpsC gene encoding 30S ribosomal protein S3; its protein translation is MGQKTHPVGFRLGVIRTWGSRWFARKEYADWLLEDQKTRRYIRTRLRKAGIAAIEIERAPKKVSINIHAARPGMVIGRKGSEVDKLRDELRKLTGKDIYLNIIEVKKPEKNAQLVAEHIALQLEQRVSFRRAMKKTISSAMRMGVLGIKVVCSGRLGGAEMSRVEKYHEGRVPLHTLRADIDYATATARTTFGAIGVKVWVYNGEVFPRDFKRQLAGDRGDEVTADAGA
- the rplP gene encoding 50S ribosomal protein L16, with product MLAPKRTKHRKMMKGRRHGLAYRGSSLAFGEFGLQTLDPAWIDTRQIEAARIAITRHIKRGGKLWIRIFPDKPLSKKPAETRMGKGKGNPEFWVAVVKPGRILFELEGVTPEIARQAFRLAGSKLPVRTKFLQAEGRHAA
- the rpmC gene encoding 50S ribosomal protein L29 → MKTKEVQELRDIPAADLQLKHEELVTQYFRLRIKHSLGQLEDPMVLRRTRRDVARAKTLLAERGIAATIRRRHRTAAKAAKGSKDKKDEG
- the rpsQ gene encoding 30S ribosomal protein S17, whose amino-acid sequence is MNTRGRLRTRVGEVVSNKAQKTATVRVERMVKHATYGRTVRRSITLHVHDPENQCQMGDLVRVAETRPLSKTKRWRLMEILRRGGEKHALPALEEGA
- the rplN gene encoding 50S ribosomal protein L14, which encodes MIQQETMVIVADNSGAKKAQCFRVLGGTKRRYAYLGDVVVCAVKQAIPGGAVKKGQVVKAVVVRTTKEQRRKDGTYVRFDENAVVLINDKLEPIGTRIFGPVARELREKRFMKIVSLAPEVV
- the rplX gene encoding 50S ribosomal protein L24 yields the protein MHVAKDDTVVVLSGKYRGKMGRVLRVLPDKLKVIVEHVNMVKRHTKAVPAKGVKGGIVEKEGPIHASNVMVVDPTTGKPTRVGHKILADGKKVRISRRSGEMIGKER
- the rplE gene encoding 50S ribosomal protein L5, producing the protein MRQFYKDSVVPAMMQRFSYGNRMQVPRLEKIVVNMGVGEALSNSKVLDAAVEDMRKITGQQPQVTRARKSISNFKLREGVPIGCRVTLRGARMYEFFDRFVNVALPRIRDFRGVASKSFDGRGNYTLGLKEQINFPEIDYDKIMQLQGMDITFVTNARSDEESKELLSLMNMPFRK
- a CDS encoding type Z 30S ribosomal protein S14 translates to MAKKALIAKSQRKPRFKVRGYNRCRRCGRPRGYLRDFGMCRICFRELALRGEIPGVIKASW